GATGCGGAAACATTAGCATCAGATCAGGGATCTGACAGGTTTAACATCTGCTGGGAGACATCATGGCCGCCATGTCCCCGACCTCGCAGAGTCCTGCTATGGACACTCCGTCCCCAGAACATCCTGTCCTCCTGTCACCTTCTGGACACATTGTGTCTCCGTCTCTACACCTCCTTCTCGTCTGCATGGAAGGACGTCCGTCTCAGATTTTCTCTGACTTTAACAAACTCTGGAGCTCTGAggttctcctcctcctgctgctcctgctgacGCTCCAGCTGTggacagacggacagacagagagagagagacagacagacagacagacagacagatggacagatggagagacagagggacagacggacagacagagggacagatggagagacagacagacagacacaggGACCGTTTAGAGTCGGGTCAGCCCGGTTGCTCCTCAGTGAACTTCTGATCATTTCTGAACTGATTGACCTAtagctgtctttttttaaaaaattttattggctctagtgacctttatttgacagtgaattgacaggaaagagggtaatgagggaagggggaagacatgcggcaaaggtcgccaggtcgggaatcgaacctgcgacagctgcgtcgaggactaaggcctctacatgtgggttgtgcttaacccctgcgccaccacagcacacccgaCCCATAGCTGTCTTGATGACCCTGGAGTTCTCATGGACCCATTCACTTACAAGTCAGTGTTTAGAGGGTTCAGCTAACAGGTTAATGGGCTCTGAACcttggttctggtccaaacaGAACCATAGGGTCTGGACCAGACCATCCACAGAATGTTCCAGATCTGCTGTAGCTTCCCTGGAGACTGAGGACGTTTTCCAATTCATGAAACATCGTTTAATTTAGCTGGAGAGTTATGACTGAACCCAAGCAGGAGAGCTGTGCCCTGGATACAGTTACCCTGGATACAGTTGCCCTGGATACAGTTGCCCTGGATAGTTATCCTAGTCTGGTGACCCCGGTTCAGTTAACCTGGTCCATCAGTCTCGGTCTGGACCGGTCTAGTTATCGGGGTCTAATCCACCACCTGAGTCCCGTCTGGTTCAATGAACCCAGTCCGTGAcagtccggtccggtccagtctGCTCTCACCTCCTCCAGCTTCATGTGTCTCTTGAGCAGCTCGGCCTCCAGCGGGGAAATCTTCTTGCGcgcttcctcttcctgtttcctctggCGGATCAGCTGATCCCGCTTCCTGGACTCCAGAACCCGCTGCAGCTCCGGCTTGGTCTCCACGCCGCTGCCCCCCCTGCAGGCACAGGGAGGAGGCGCAGTTTGGATCacaaggtttttatttgcatcagcATCAggctgctctctgattggctgaattgATCCGACTGAGTCTGTGGTTCGGTTCCCAGTGAGCGTCGTGTTCCAGTTTGGGTCAGGCGAACTCTGAACAGCAGCTCCATGCGAGCTGCTTTGTTTCTGTGAGGAGGTTAAAACTTTCCCACAAGACTCAAAAGTCTGTTGCTTAGCAACAGCACTCACAAACAGCCTGAACagaatgacaacaaaaacaccagagctgctctctgattggctggctgGTGGCAGGTGGAGAGCAATCCAAGCCAATCAGCAGACTCCAACAGCCACATTCTGACCCAGTTGGTTCTGGTCCCGGTCCGACTTCCAGGCTTGCTGCATGTTCTGCATctcaaaatatcaaacttttccacattttttggttctttttaaacacatttttaccttttaattaCAAACATATTGGTcctcataatttaatttaatgtaatttaaagtaatgtaatttcatttaatatatatagTGTAGTAATTgtcattaatattatttaatttaatgtagtttcatttaatgaaattatatttaataaaatttaattgaatataaaataatgttatgATACTCattgtaatataatttaatgtaatgtaatgcaGTCTGTGCAGCTGACTGTCCCCCTGTCTCCCTCCTGTCTccctgtctccttcctgtcccCCTAATGTCTCCCTGTCTCCCTCCTGTCTCCCTAATGTCTCCCTGTCTCCCTCCTGTTCCCCTGTCTCCCCCCTGTCCCCATGCGGACAGAGACGTCTCACCGTCTGCAGCTGCTCAGCAGCTCCCTGTGCAGCTCCTGGTGGCTCCTGGACGTCTTGACGGGATTCAGCAGCTTCTTGGGTTTGATCAGGTCCTCGTCTCCGTCCATGTAGTCAGGCGGGGGGACGCAGCTGGACGCCGGGGACGGCCTCCTGTGGACGTCACCGGGGCGATGCTGCTGCAGGTCAGAGTACGCCGAAGCTGAGGACACAGAGAGACACGCTGAGGGACAGCAGCTGGACATCTCTGTGTCTCTGAGGACACAGCCTTTCTCTACCGTGACCCCAAAGGCCAATGACCTCTGACCTACAGGGAATGCTACAGAAATGTCAActttagaatgttttttaacttttcaacaattATTACATTCACttagcataaatgctgcttCACACTGTGGTAAATCTGATCATCAGATATTATTGTCAGGAGCTGCGGCTTCGGCAGCCATTAGCAGCCATCATCTAGCCCGGTTGCTCCAAAACCTACAACCCACACAGTCACCCCAGCCGACAGAGGAAGCTGTGGCTCTACCTGTCGTGCAGCAGATAAATCCAGCTCAGGACATCAGGGCCCCCACTCCTGATAAATTCTCCGGTGAGGCAGGTGATTGCGGAGGATTTCTACTCCAGTGTTTTCTGGCGTTCAGCCGGTCTCCTCAGCTCTACCCTCATGACGATGCCAAAATCTCTTTCATTCTAGGGCTGCTCACAGGCAAGGCATCAAGGTGGGCAGAGGCACGATTTGATGATCCAACTGATTTTTGGTGCTCCTTTTCTGAATTCATTGATGAATTTAAATTAGTATTTGGCCACGCAGCTGACCAGATGACCATTTCTCGCAACCTGTGGGCATTAAGGCAGGGGCAAAGATCAGTTGCAGAATTTTCTATTGAGTTCCGCACTCTTGCAGCAGCTTCCGATTGGAACAGTTGCGCTCTTAAAAGCGCATTTTTTCACGCGTTAAATGAATTGATAAAAGACGAGTTGGCACCTTTAGATGAACCGCGCTCTTTGAACGAACTTATAACCCTTGTCACCCGGCTTGACAATCGCCTTAGGAAGAGGAGGAGCCAGAGAAGTGAGAAGCAGTCCGCCAGAGCTCCATTTTTCTCCTCCCAGAAATTGCCCCAGTCGCCTTCACCCAGGGTCTCACCTAAAGAGCCTGAACCCATGCAGATCAGACAGGCCCGGTCGACACCACAGGAGCGTCAGCGACATAGAGAACTCAACCAGTGCATCTATTGTGATAGATCAGGCCATTACATTGCTTTCTGTATGGTTTGCCCAAATCCGCAAGTCCGTCAGTCAGAGTGGGGAAACTGACCGAAAAGGCATCACATCGTCTCCCCGTTTGTTGCTCCCGGCCGTACTACTCTTCAGTAATGATTCCTTACCCCTTTCTGCCCTTATTGACTCGGGATGTGAGCAAAATCTCATAGATCAATCTCTAGTTCAACAAGCCCGGATTGAAACCATAAGACTCTCTGTCCCGTTCAGTGTCTCTGCATTAAGCGGGAAACCCTTACCTAATATCACTCACAAGACAGAGCCGCTCCAGCTAATTGTGTCAGGTAACCATCACGAGACCatctccttttttgtttttccctccaCTCAGTCACCTGTAGTTTTAGGTTTCAACTGGCTGCAACTACACAACCCTCATATTAAATGGTCACATAATCGTGTGGAATCGTGGTCTACTAACTGTCTCTCCTCCTGTCTGCAGTCAGCCATGCCTCCTAACCCGTCCCCGGTGGAACGAGAAGGAGCGGACTCCATAGACCTCTCCCACGTTCCAGAGGAATATCATGATCTCAAGCTAGTATTCAGCAAGGACAAGGCGCTCTCACTACCTCCACACCGACTTTACGACTGCACCATTGAATTCCTTCTGGGGGCTCTGCTCCCTTCCAGTCGCCTCTACAATATCTCCCGTCCAGAATGTCAGGCTGTGGACGGGCGAATAAGCGAATCTCTAGCTGCAGGTCTCATCAGACATTCCTCATCACCGTTGGGAGtgggtttcttttttgtcagtAAGAAGGATGGGTCCCTCCGTCCATGCATAGATTATAGGGAACTAAATCACATCACAGTCAAAAACAAGAACCCACTTCCTCTTATTGCTTCTGCACTTAAACCAGTACAAGAGGCGACCATTTTTTCCAAACTTGATCTCCGTAATGCTTACCACCTTGTCTGTATACGTCAGGGCGACGAATGGAAAACGGCATTCAAAACCCCATTGGGTCACTTTGAGTACTTAGTGATGCCGCTCGGCCTGTCCAACACAACTGCCGTATTTCAGGCCCTAATAAATGACGTCCTCCGTGATTTTTTTGAATGTCTTTGTTTTCGTCTACTCCAGAGACATCGAGACTCACCGCAGACGTGTTCGCTTGGTCCTCCAGCGCCTCCTCGAAAACCATCTTTTTGTTAAGGCGGAAAAATGCGAATTTCATAGATCATCTATCTCCTTCCTTGGCTACATGCTAGAGAGCGGTTTGGTTCAATCAGACCCAGAGGGAATCAAGGCTGTCATGGACTGGCCTACCCCAAGCTCACGTGAGCAACTACAGAGATTCCTAGGATTCGCTAATTTCTACAGGCGTTTCATTAGAAATTACTGTCAGGTCGCAGCTCTGTTAACAGCCCTCACCTCAACCAAAGTTACCTTCACCTGGACCAGAGAGGCAGACCAGGCATTTACGGAGTTTAAAGGAAGGTTCTCCCAAGCCCCTATTCTTGTTCAACCAGATccacaaaaacaatttgttcTTGAGGTGGAAGCTTCTGATAAAGAGGTGGGAGCGGTTCTCTCACAGCGCTCAGTCCCAGATGAAAAGCTGCATCCTTGTGCCTTTTTTCCCCGCAGGTTCTCCCAGGCTGAGAGGAACTACGAGGTGGGGGACCAGGAACTCCTGGCCATAAAACTAGCGCTCGAGGAATGGAGGCATTGGCTAGAAGGCTCAGAACATTCCGTGCTAGTTTGGATGGATCACAGAAACCTCTCTTATTTACAAACTGCTAAACGTCTCAACACTCGTCAGTCCAGAtggtctttgtttttctcccgCTTTAATCTTATCATCTCCTACCGTCCTGGTTCGAAGAACATCAAGCCTGATGCCCTGTCCTGCCAGCACTCCCCAGACAACTCGGAGAGGACTCCTGCCTCCATCCTTCCTTCCAGCTGCACTGTAGGAGCGCTTACCTGGGAGATTCTGGATGTGGTTAACCAAGCGCTGCAAGATGAGCCCGGTCCCGGAAACTGCCCCACAAACAGAACGTATGTACCTTCCTCTGTTCGTTCTCGTCTTATTCATTGGTTTCATTCTTCCAAGTTCTCCGCTCACCCTGGCATCAGTAGGACAGTTTCTCTCATCTCGCGCCGCTTCTGGTGGCCTTTTTTACATAAGGACATCAAGGAATATGTATTAGCCTGCCAGATCTGCGCTCGGAACAAACCTTCTCACCGTTCCCCTGCTAGCCTGCTTCAACCCCTGGAGACTCCCAGACGTCTGTGGGCGCATATAGTGTTAGATTTTGTCACTGGACTCCCCTCATCACAAGGTATGACCACAATCCTCACAGTAATTGACCGATTTTCTAAGGTGTGCCATCTCATTCCCCTCAGGAAGCTTCCGTCAGCTTCCCAGATGGCCCAACTCCTCATCAAGCACGTCTTTCGCCTTCACGGCATTCCGATGAAGATCCTATCTGATCGGGGACCCCAGTTCGTTTCCCAGGTATGGAAGCAGTTCTGCCTCGCACTTAATGCCAAGGTTTCACTCACATGAGGCTATCACCCTCAATCCAACGGTCAAGTGGAGCGGATGAACCAAGAGCTCGAGTCTACTCTCCGATGCCTTTCCTCATCTAACCCGTCTGATTGGAGCAAGTTTCTTCCATGGGTTGAATACACACAATTTTCACACCTCAGCTGCTACTGGAGGCTCCCCTTTTGAGGTCTCCCTAGGCTGATGAAAAAGACATCAGTCAAGCATCACATTCAGCGCTGCCGACGTATTTGATCCACTACAATTTCAGCCCTACAGCGCTCCGAGTGCCAAAACCGCCATTTTGCTGATCATAGATGTACACCTAGGCCACAGTACTCACAATGGTTTGGCTCTCCTCTCAGAACATTCCATTCAAGTCCATCTCCAGGAAACTGGCCCCGGGCTTCATCGGTCCATTCGTCATAGGATCTGTCATCAGTCCTACTGTAGTCCGTCTGAGGCTCCCTCCTAATCTCAGGGTCCATCCCACATTCCATGTCTCTCAGTTAAAACCTGTCCTAGCCAGCACTATGTGCCCTTCTACAGAGCCCACTCCTCCCACCCGAGACCAACAGGGACACCCCTTGTACAAGGTCAGTAGGATTATTGACTCGCGCCGCAGGAGCAGAGGTTGGCAGTACTTGGTGGATTGGGAGGGCTATGGTCCAGAACACCGCCAGTGGATTCCTAGTTCTTTCATCTGTAACGCATCGCTCATTTCTGATTTTTGCACACCTGTGGATCATCAGCGGCAGCATAAGAGGAGCGGGTCCCTGGCACTTTGTCGCCAGAGTGTTTAAACCTTTGTGGGAACATCTAGTCCAGATATCCCCTGAAGCGATATTGCCTGTTTTGCATTCTTACCTGTCCTGTGTCTTTCTTTATGGTGATCAGATCCCAGACGCTTACGCTAGACCTGAAGTCCAGGTGTTCCAAGTACCATCTGAGGGCTTTGTTTGCAAATCCGCGCCGCTCTCCCATGCCCTCCTAGTGAGAGACAGAAGTTAACCAGCCATCAAGTCGCCACCTTGCTCGGGATTACAGTCTGGCCCTGAACTTATCGCTGTTCGCTCAAGCCCGTCCGACATCCCTCCCCGGCAGGCCGCTCAGCACCTACAAATGGCTGACCGACCCGGCCTCGATTCCACTCAACTCCAGACCAGATACTCCTGTGGACCCCTT
Above is a genomic segment from Xiphophorus couchianus chromosome 20, X_couchianus-1.0, whole genome shotgun sequence containing:
- the LOC114135881 gene encoding protein FAM107B isoform X3, translating into MGASYGKKKSYSIDHEPLSRQPGAKNRKQPNGRASAYSDLQQHRPGDVHRRPSPASSCVPPPDYMDGDEDLIKPKKLLNPVKTSRSHQELHRELLSSCRRGGSGVETKPELQRVLESRKRDQLIRQRKQEEEARKKISPLEAELLKRHMKLEELERQQEQQEEENLRAPEFVKVRENLRRTSFHADEKEV
- the LOC114135881 gene encoding actin-associated protein FAM107A isoform X1, giving the protein MFIFGLQSKHLLQVPMQKVVQDASRNLEVLNTEEPGEPGGTRRTRRNQESHEEQGEPGGFRRNQENHEEQGEPGGFRRTRRIQEALGKPEEPGEPGETRRTRRTMRNQENQENHEEPGEPSAVASAYSDLQQHRPGDVHRRPSPASSCVPPPDYMDGDEDLIKPKKLLNPVKTSRSHQELHRELLSSCRRGGSGVETKPELQRVLESRKRDQLIRQRKQEEEARKKISPLEAELLKRHMKLEELERQQEQQEEENLRAPEFVKVRENLRRTSFHADEKEV
- the LOC114135881 gene encoding protein FAM107B isoform X4 codes for the protein MEERTASSREAMVKSASAYSDLQQHRPGDVHRRPSPASSCVPPPDYMDGDEDLIKPKKLLNPVKTSRSHQELHRELLSSCRRGGSGVETKPELQRVLESRKRDQLIRQRKQEEEARKKISPLEAELLKRHMKLEELERQQEQQEEENLRAPEFVKVRENLRRTSFHADEKEV
- the LOC114135881 gene encoding protein FAM107B isoform X2, which encodes MFESPPQLIKKHSRIFEKSYSIDHEPLSRQPGAKNRKQPNGRASAYSDLQQHRPGDVHRRPSPASSCVPPPDYMDGDEDLIKPKKLLNPVKTSRSHQELHRELLSSCRRGGSGVETKPELQRVLESRKRDQLIRQRKQEEEARKKISPLEAELLKRHMKLEELERQQEQQEEENLRAPEFVKVRENLRRTSFHADEKEV